From Pyrenophora tritici-repentis strain M4 chromosome 1, whole genome shotgun sequence, the proteins below share one genomic window:
- a CDS encoding Asp multi-domain protein: protein MPSFKILLFVALLAAVVLAVPAPTLRRGLQKRSFEIPRQINRAHPTGPNGMVAMRQVFRKYNFKVKEDFMVKEGFISFNKQAGNSSATAAAAGGNKTSGSVAANPANNAALFLSPVDIGGQMLNLDFDSGSSDLWCFSTDLDPQLIGQHAAFDASKSTTFKKTAGAQWKISYGDGSGAAGTVGTDTVTIGGVKVEGQTVELANAVSQSFVQDTNTDGLVGLAFSKLNTVNDGTKKTPAKTFFDNVMPNLDMPVFTADLNPDGSGTYAFGKIDSTKFVGEMAWVPVKAETGFWQFGSTKFAVGDQLFENPQGSDAIADTGTSLLLVDQQVAEAYYSQVKGAQLNAQVGGFIYPCNAKLPDMSVAIGDSYMAKIPGSQITFATVDAANTTCFGGVQGNQGGGLQIYGDVMFRSQLVAFNGGNQSLGLGQKPAPK, encoded by the exons ATGCCTTCATTCAAAATTCTCCTCTTTGTCGCTCTTTTGGCAGCTGTCGTGCTAGCTGTTCCCGCCCCAACACTCAGGAGGGGCCTTCAAAAACGTTCATTCGAGATTCCCAGACAGATCAACAGGGCTCACCCCACTGGACCCAATGGAATGGTTGCCATGAGACAGGTGTTCAGGAAGTACAACTTCAAAGTCAAGGAAGACTTCATGGTCAAGGAGGGCTTCATTTCCTTCAACAAGCAAGCCGGAAACTCGTCTGCCACAGCCGCTGCCGCCGGTGGCAACAAGACCTCCGGAAGTGTCGCCGCCAACCCGGCGAACAACGCTGCCCTCTTTCTGTCTCCCGTGGACATCGGCGGTCAGATGCTCAACTTGGACTTCGACTCTGGCTCTTCCGATCT TTGGTGTTTCAGTACTGATCTTGACCCTCAGCTCATTGGCCAACACGCAGCCTTTGATGCCTCAAAGTCTACTACCTTCAAGAAGACTGCAGGCGCGCAATGGAAGATCAGCTACGGAGATGGTTCTGGTGCTGCCGGTACCGTTGGCACTGATACCGTCACCATCGGAGGCGTAAAGGTCGAGGGACAAACTGTCGAGCTTGCCAATGCTGTCTCTCAGTCCTTCGTCCAAGACACCAACACTGACGGTCTTGTCGGTCTTGCCTTCTCCAAACTCAACACTGTCAACGACGGCACCAAGAAGACTCCAGCAAAGACCTTTTTCGACAACGTCATGCCCAACCTGGACATGCCTGTCTTCACTGCCGATCTCAACCCAGACGGCAGCGGAACGTACGCGTTCGGCAAGATTGATTCCACAAAGTTCGTAGGCGAAATGGCGTGGGTGCCCGTCAAGGCCGAGACTGGTTTCTGGCAATTCGGCTCTACCAAATTCGCTGTCGGTGACCAGCTTTTCGAGAACCCTCAAGGCTCTGACGCCATTGCCGACACCGGTACATCGCTTCTCCTTGTTGACCAGCAGGTCGCCGAGGCATACTACTCGCAAGTCAAGGGTGCTCAGCTCAACGCTCAGGTCGGTGGTTTCATCTACCCATGCAACGCCAAACTGCCCGACATGAGCGTCGCCATCGGTGACTCCTACATGGCCAAGATCCCGGGTAGCCAGATCACCTTCGCAACTGTTGATGCCGCAAACACGACTTGCTTTGGTGGTGTACAAGGAAACCAGGGTGGAGGTCTCCAGATCTACGGTGACGTTATGTTCCGATCGCAGCTTGTCGCTTTCAACGGCGGCAACCAGTCGCTCGGACTTGGCCAGAAGCCTGCTCCTAAATAA